A genomic stretch from Chitinophaga lutea includes:
- a CDS encoding transglutaminase-like domain-containing protein produces MNETREINALFHLLDDPDQEVFDTVANKILLFGKDIIPNLEHLWETTYDESIQERIELLIHRVHYHDLQEAVRVWNNAGAQELLQGAILAARYQYPDLQASQVNTEIERIKRNIWLELNNYLTPLEQINVLNSMIYNYFGLKGEEVSYQRKNQFFINQVIESKKGNPITNGIVYQALCAMLDLPVYAVNIPRQFILAYFDTFYDFTEPADPGDYRILFFIDPIQGQIYTQQDVETYFKRVNVPPLPAYYKPQSNQRIIQFLFEEMAKCFRNDKEQYKSDELQNLAQILD; encoded by the coding sequence TTGAACGAGACCAGAGAAATAAACGCATTGTTCCATTTATTGGATGATCCGGACCAGGAAGTATTTGATACGGTGGCCAACAAGATTCTCCTGTTCGGAAAAGACATTATTCCGAATCTGGAACATCTCTGGGAAACCACTTACGACGAATCGATCCAGGAAAGGATTGAACTCCTGATACACCGCGTACATTACCACGACCTCCAGGAGGCCGTGCGCGTATGGAACAATGCAGGCGCCCAGGAACTCCTGCAGGGCGCTATTCTCGCCGCACGGTATCAGTACCCCGACTTACAGGCATCCCAGGTCAACACCGAAATAGAGCGCATCAAACGCAACATATGGCTGGAGTTGAATAATTACCTCACCCCCCTCGAACAGATCAATGTGCTCAACAGCATGATCTATAATTATTTCGGGCTGAAGGGTGAAGAAGTATCCTACCAGCGCAAAAACCAGTTCTTCATCAACCAGGTGATAGAATCCAAAAAAGGCAATCCCATCACCAACGGCATCGTCTACCAGGCGCTGTGCGCCATGCTCGACCTGCCGGTATATGCCGTAAATATCCCGCGGCAGTTCATACTTGCTTACTTCGATACGTTTTACGACTTCACCGAACCGGCGGATCCCGGGGACTACCGCATCCTGTTCTTCATCGACCCGATACAGGGCCAGATCTATACTCAGCAGGACGTGGAGACCTATTTCAAACGGGTGAACGTGCCACCCCTCCCCGCCTACTACAAACCGCAGAGCAACCAGCGGATCATCCAGTTCCTTTTCGAAGAAATGGCCAAATGTTTCCGGAACGACAAGGAACAGTACAAATCGGATGAGTTACAGAATCTTGCACAGATACTGGATTGA
- a CDS encoding M48 family metallopeptidase, whose protein sequence is MKKIALLFVAGTGFMYACTRVPITGRSQLNLIPEATMQSMAVQEYQSFLSQNKTVSPAASKDAEMVRRVGNRIAAAVTSYMSQNNMGDQVAGYKWEFNLVDNKQVNAWCMPGGKVVVYTGLLPVTQNESALACVMGHEVAHAIARHGNERMSQGLVAQGIQIAGAVALNKNPQAQNIFMQAVGVGGPLGLMAYGRQNELEADHLGLIFMAMAGYNPNEAVPFWTRMANAGGGQKPPELLSTHPSDDRRIAQLQKLMPEAMKYYRPQGR, encoded by the coding sequence ATGAAAAAAATTGCGTTGTTATTCGTAGCCGGTACAGGATTCATGTACGCCTGTACGCGGGTGCCCATCACCGGCAGAAGCCAGTTAAACCTCATTCCTGAAGCTACAATGCAATCCATGGCGGTACAGGAGTATCAGAGCTTTCTTTCCCAGAATAAAACCGTTTCCCCCGCCGCCAGCAAAGACGCGGAAATGGTACGCCGCGTGGGTAACAGGATTGCCGCTGCAGTAACGTCTTACATGAGCCAGAACAATATGGGCGACCAGGTGGCTGGCTATAAATGGGAGTTTAACCTGGTAGACAACAAACAGGTGAACGCATGGTGTATGCCGGGCGGTAAAGTGGTGGTGTACACCGGCCTGCTGCCGGTGACGCAGAACGAAAGCGCACTGGCCTGCGTAATGGGCCATGAGGTGGCGCACGCCATTGCCCGCCACGGGAACGAACGGATGAGCCAGGGCCTCGTGGCGCAGGGCATCCAGATCGCCGGCGCCGTAGCGCTCAATAAAAACCCGCAGGCACAGAACATCTTTATGCAGGCGGTAGGCGTGGGTGGCCCGCTGGGCCTGATGGCATACGGCCGTCAGAACGAGCTGGAAGCCGACCACCTGGGCCTGATTTTCATGGCGATGGCGGGGTACAACCCCAATGAAGCCGTGCCGTTCTGGACGCGTATGGCTAACGCCGGCGGCGGTCAGAAACCGCCCGAGCTGCTCAGCACGCACCCCAGCGACGACAGGCGCATTGCACAGCTGCAGAAGCTGATGCCGGAAGCCATGAAGTACTACCGTCCGCAGGGCAGATAA
- the plsY gene encoding glycerol-3-phosphate 1-O-acyltransferase PlsY, with protein sequence MTELLLLIGAYLIGSFATAVWVSKGVFGIDIREHGSGNAGATNTFRVLGPKAGTFVMLVDMLKGVLAVRLSYLIPPYDSPEQLINLQVGLGLAAVVGHIFPIWAGFRGGKGIATLFGMVLAIQPLVALCCVGVFLMILFLTRYVSLSSIIASIAFPVLILFIFREQEVFYRIFAIAVALMVVLTHQKNIMRLLTGNESKVPLFKNRKNKHGE encoded by the coding sequence ATGACAGAATTATTGCTACTTATTGGCGCCTACCTGATAGGCTCTTTTGCGACTGCTGTATGGGTTAGTAAAGGGGTTTTCGGTATCGATATACGTGAACACGGTTCCGGTAACGCTGGTGCCACCAATACTTTCCGTGTGCTCGGTCCCAAGGCCGGTACTTTCGTGATGTTGGTGGACATGCTGAAGGGCGTACTGGCAGTAAGGCTGTCTTATCTCATCCCTCCATACGATTCACCGGAACAGCTGATCAACCTGCAGGTGGGCCTCGGTCTGGCGGCCGTAGTGGGCCATATCTTCCCCATTTGGGCCGGTTTCCGCGGCGGTAAGGGCATCGCCACCCTGTTCGGGATGGTGCTCGCCATTCAGCCCCTGGTAGCTTTGTGCTGCGTGGGCGTTTTCCTCATGATTCTCTTTTTAACCAGATATGTGTCTTTGAGCTCCATCATTGCCAGCATCGCTTTCCCGGTGCTCATCCTCTTCATCTTCAGGGAGCAGGAGGTGTTTTACCGCATCTTTGCCATTGCGGTGGCCCTCATGGTGGTATTGACCCACCAGAAGAACATCATGCGTTTATTGACCGGTAACGAGTCCAAGGTACCGCTGTTCAAAAATCGTAAAAACAAACACGGCGAATAA
- the prmA gene encoding 50S ribosomal protein L11 methyltransferase gives MSHIAVTISAPAEIKDILIAQLADVGYEGFEETADLLVAYIPEADFDENILQGLAGSHGLDYTKEKIEQANWNAVWESNFQPVLVDDFCGIRAGFHAPLGDAVRHEIVITPKMSFGTGHHATTYSVIKLMEDIDFSGKKVFDFGTGTGILAILADKLGAAQTDGIDNDTWAVDNAEENVAGNRCRAVRIWQADQLDAVESGAYDVVLANINRNILLANMVHMKRILKNHGILILSGILQEDATAIVQAATTAGLKAERKAEREHWLALSFHNS, from the coding sequence ATGTCGCACATTGCCGTTACCATTTCCGCGCCCGCGGAGATCAAGGATATACTCATCGCCCAACTGGCGGACGTGGGTTATGAAGGATTTGAAGAAACCGCGGACCTGCTGGTGGCCTACATCCCGGAAGCCGATTTCGATGAAAACATCTTACAGGGCCTGGCCGGTTCTCACGGGCTGGACTACACGAAAGAAAAGATAGAACAGGCCAACTGGAATGCCGTGTGGGAAAGTAATTTCCAGCCGGTGCTGGTGGATGATTTCTGCGGTATCCGCGCCGGGTTTCATGCGCCGCTGGGCGATGCCGTGCGGCATGAGATCGTGATCACGCCCAAGATGTCGTTCGGCACAGGGCATCACGCCACTACGTATTCCGTGATCAAACTGATGGAAGACATTGATTTCAGCGGGAAGAAAGTATTCGATTTCGGTACGGGCACGGGCATCCTGGCCATCCTGGCAGACAAGCTGGGCGCCGCGCAGACGGACGGGATCGACAACGATACCTGGGCGGTGGATAACGCGGAAGAGAATGTAGCCGGCAACCGGTGCCGCGCGGTGCGCATCTGGCAGGCAGACCAGCTGGATGCCGTGGAAAGCGGGGCATACGACGTGGTGCTCGCCAATATCAACCGTAACATACTGCTGGCCAATATGGTGCACATGAAAAGAATTCTCAAAAATCATGGTATTTTGATTTTGAGTGGTATATTGCAGGAAGACGCGACTGCAATTGTTCAGGCGGCAACTACGGCCGGCCTGAAGGCGGAGAGGAAAGCAGAGAGGGAGCACTGGCTGGCACTTTCCTTCCATAATAGTTAA
- a CDS encoding polyribonucleotide nucleotidyltransferase, with product MNLTPTSVKFDIGGGREVTIETGKMARQADGSVTVRLGDCILLATVVANQKPKEGQSFFPLTVDYQEKFASAGRIPGSFFKREGKLSDYEVLISRLIDRALRPLFPDDYLCDVQVLVTLVSSDAEVMPDALAALAASAALAVSDVPIQEIISEVRIARVNGEFIINPTRTQLATADMDFIVAATAKNIMMVEGESKECQEEDLVKAIELAHEAIKVQVKAQEELRALVGNPAKREYDKPHQNEELKAKIAAFAQARILEVSKSALGKHQRSEAFSKIEEELVAALGELPEEDAKLVGSYFHDLEKETVRNMILDQSIRLDGRVLDQVRPLNMEVDLLPSPHGSALFTRGETQSLTTVTLGTPDDELLIESAATSNYVKFILHYNFPPFSTGEVKMMRGPGRREVGHGNLALRSLKQMMPGSDYAYTVRVVSDILESNGSSSMATVCAGSLALMDAGVPLPKHVSGIAMGLISRAADGKWAVLSDILGDEDHLGDMDFKVTGTRDGICGVQMDIKVDGLSMDVMRAALAQARKGRLHILDAMYSCIEAARPEPKPHAPRMEKLIIDREYIGAVIGPGGKVIQEIQRETGTTINIEEVGQTGEVSIFATQKENLDKALTWIKGIVAVPEVGEVYESTVKSVMPYGAFVEFLPGKQGLLHISEVSWKRLENMDGVLSEGEKVKVKLVGTDPKTGKFKLSRKVLMPKPEGYVERPEREERGEKGDRGDRGDRRGGDRGDRRGGDRGGDRRGGFDRGGDRGDRGHSRPSQSEPTEPMGPIEGPVFDEQ from the coding sequence ATGAATCTCACACCTACTTCGGTTAAATTTGATATAGGCGGAGGCCGCGAGGTGACCATAGAAACCGGCAAAATGGCCCGTCAGGCCGATGGTTCGGTAACTGTGCGCCTGGGCGACTGTATTCTGCTGGCTACCGTTGTGGCCAACCAAAAGCCCAAAGAAGGGCAATCTTTCTTCCCGTTGACTGTTGATTACCAGGAGAAATTTGCATCTGCAGGCCGTATCCCCGGCTCTTTTTTCAAACGTGAAGGCAAACTCAGCGACTATGAAGTGCTGATTTCCCGCCTGATCGACCGCGCACTGCGCCCCCTGTTCCCCGACGATTATCTCTGCGACGTACAGGTACTGGTTACCCTCGTTTCTTCCGATGCGGAAGTAATGCCCGACGCCCTGGCCGCCCTGGCTGCTTCTGCGGCGCTGGCCGTTTCCGACGTGCCCATCCAGGAAATCATTTCCGAAGTGCGCATCGCCCGTGTAAACGGTGAATTTATCATCAACCCCACCCGCACCCAGCTGGCAACGGCTGATATGGACTTCATCGTGGCCGCTACCGCCAAAAACATCATGATGGTGGAAGGCGAGAGCAAGGAGTGCCAGGAAGAAGACCTCGTGAAAGCCATCGAACTGGCCCACGAAGCCATCAAGGTACAGGTAAAAGCACAGGAAGAATTACGCGCCCTGGTAGGCAACCCTGCCAAACGCGAATACGATAAACCGCACCAGAACGAAGAACTCAAAGCTAAAATCGCCGCATTTGCACAAGCCAGGATCCTGGAAGTGTCCAAATCAGCACTGGGTAAACACCAGCGCAGCGAAGCTTTCAGCAAAATCGAAGAAGAACTGGTAGCCGCTCTCGGTGAACTGCCGGAAGAAGACGCCAAACTGGTGGGCAGCTATTTCCACGACCTGGAAAAAGAAACCGTGCGCAACATGATCCTGGATCAGAGCATCCGTCTCGACGGCCGTGTGCTGGACCAGGTGCGCCCCCTGAACATGGAAGTAGACCTGCTGCCTTCGCCGCACGGCTCCGCCCTGTTCACCCGCGGAGAAACCCAATCCCTCACCACCGTTACCCTCGGTACCCCGGATGATGAGCTGCTGATTGAAAGCGCCGCCACTTCCAACTACGTGAAGTTTATCCTGCACTATAATTTCCCTCCTTTCTCCACCGGCGAGGTGAAGATGATGCGCGGCCCCGGCCGTCGCGAGGTGGGGCACGGTAACCTGGCCCTCCGCTCCCTGAAGCAGATGATGCCCGGCAGCGATTACGCCTATACCGTACGTGTAGTATCGGATATCCTCGAATCCAATGGTTCCTCTTCCATGGCTACCGTGTGCGCAGGCTCACTGGCGCTGATGGATGCAGGTGTACCCCTCCCCAAACACGTGTCTGGTATCGCCATGGGATTGATTTCCCGCGCCGCCGACGGCAAATGGGCCGTACTGAGCGACATCCTGGGCGATGAAGACCACCTGGGCGACATGGACTTTAAAGTAACCGGTACCCGCGATGGTATTTGCGGCGTACAGATGGATATCAAAGTGGACGGTCTGAGCATGGACGTAATGCGCGCCGCGCTGGCACAAGCCCGCAAAGGCCGCCTGCACATCCTCGATGCCATGTACAGCTGCATCGAAGCTGCCCGTCCTGAACCGAAACCGCATGCTCCGCGCATGGAAAAACTGATCATCGACCGCGAATACATCGGCGCGGTGATCGGGCCCGGCGGTAAAGTTATCCAGGAAATCCAGCGCGAAACCGGCACTACCATCAACATCGAAGAGGTAGGCCAAACCGGTGAAGTAAGCATCTTCGCAACGCAGAAAGAAAATCTCGATAAAGCACTCACCTGGATCAAAGGCATCGTAGCCGTTCCTGAAGTAGGCGAGGTATACGAATCTACCGTGAAAAGCGTAATGCCTTACGGTGCGTTCGTGGAATTCCTCCCCGGCAAACAGGGCCTGCTGCACATCTCCGAAGTTTCCTGGAAACGCCTCGAGAACATGGACGGCGTACTGAGCGAAGGCGAAAAAGTGAAAGTGAAACTGGTAGGCACCGATCCGAAAACGGGCAAATTCAAACTCAGCCGCAAAGTGCTGATGCCGAAACCCGAAGGTTACGTGGAAAGGCCCGAGCGTGAAGAACGCGGCGAAAAAGGCGACCGTGGTGACCGTGGCGACCGCCGTGGCGGTGATCGCGGAGACCGCAGAGGTGGCGACCGTGGCGGCGACCGCAGAGGCGGTTTCGATCGTGGCGGCGACCGTGGCGATCGCGGACACAGCCGTCCTTCACAGTCTGAGCCTACAGAGCCCATGGGCCCCATCGAAGGTCCCGTGTTCGACGAACAATAA
- the rpsO gene encoding 30S ribosomal protein S15, translating to MSYLTVEKKANIFKEFGGNEKNTGSVEAQIALVTERINSISAHLKQNKKDFSTHRGLMKMVGQRKRLLSYLAKTNLSGYRALIEKLGIRK from the coding sequence ATGTCTTACTTAACTGTAGAAAAGAAAGCTAATATTTTCAAAGAATTCGGTGGCAACGAAAAGAATACCGGTTCTGTGGAAGCACAAATTGCACTGGTTACCGAGCGGATCAACAGTATCTCTGCTCACCTGAAGCAAAATAAAAAGGACTTCTCCACGCACCGTGGTTTGATGAAAATGGTAGGGCAAAGAAAGCGTTTGCTGTCTTACCTGGCAAAAACCAACCTCTCCGGCTACCGTGCCCTCATTGAGAAGTTAGGTATCAGAAAGTAA
- a CDS encoding cell division ATP-binding protein FtsE codes for MNITINRGEFVYLIGKTGTGKSSLLKTLYGDLPLKEGSGQVVGFDLTKMDWKKVPYLRRNLGVVFQDFQLLTDRNVHDNLKFALKATGWQEPKLIEEKINDVLDKVGLATKGFKMPYELSGGEQQRVDIARALLNSPKLILADEPTGNLDPETSDGIMQLLFRICREDGTALVMATHDYIVLQKFPSRVLRTENGQVTDNAAINFV; via the coding sequence GTGAATATTACCATAAACAGGGGTGAGTTTGTGTACCTCATTGGTAAAACGGGCACGGGCAAATCGAGTTTGCTGAAAACGTTATACGGGGATTTGCCCCTGAAGGAGGGGAGCGGGCAGGTAGTAGGGTTTGATCTGACCAAAATGGACTGGAAGAAAGTACCGTACCTGCGGAGGAATCTGGGGGTGGTGTTCCAGGATTTTCAGCTGCTGACCGACCGGAACGTGCACGACAATCTCAAATTCGCGCTGAAGGCTACCGGGTGGCAGGAGCCCAAGCTGATCGAGGAGAAGATCAACGACGTGCTGGATAAGGTGGGGTTGGCCACGAAGGGTTTCAAGATGCCGTACGAATTGTCCGGCGGCGAGCAGCAGCGTGTGGATATTGCCCGGGCCCTGCTGAATTCCCCCAAGCTGATCCTGGCCGATGAGCCTACCGGCAACCTCGACCCCGAAACGTCCGACGGCATTATGCAGCTGCTGTTCCGCATCTGCCGGGAAGACGGTACGGCGCTGGTGATGGCGACCCACGACTATATTGTATTACAGAAGTTCCCTTCCCGGGTGCTGAGAACGGAGAACGGGCAGGTGACCGACAATGCAGCGATTAATTTTGTATAG
- a CDS encoding BlaI/MecI/CopY family transcriptional regulator has translation MKTLTKAEEQIMQVLWKLGPSFVKDMIDEMPEPRPHYNTVSTLVKILVDKGFVNYKAYGKSHQYFAIVSKEEYSHKTVKSLVSGYFEGSFSNMVSFFVKEKDMSVAELEKLLQQIKNAKK, from the coding sequence ATGAAAACGCTGACAAAAGCCGAAGAGCAGATTATGCAGGTATTATGGAAGCTGGGGCCTTCCTTCGTGAAAGACATGATAGACGAAATGCCGGAGCCCCGCCCGCATTACAACACCGTTTCCACCCTGGTGAAGATCCTGGTGGACAAAGGATTTGTGAACTACAAGGCATATGGTAAAAGCCACCAGTATTTTGCCATCGTGAGCAAGGAAGAGTACAGCCATAAAACCGTGAAGAGTCTTGTATCCGGCTATTTTGAAGGTTCTTTCAGCAATATGGTGTCCTTCTTTGTAAAGGAAAAAGACATGAGTGTGGCTGAGCTGGAGAAATTATTACAACAGATCAAAAACGCGAAAAAATGA
- a CDS encoding M56 family metallopeptidase: protein MTPLLVYLAKVVICSGILYAYYYAMLRNNRFHQWNRYYLLLCTILSLTVPLLRIPMPFTQAGPETIYVYTSQVVTLREQVLAPSEVSLMATINWSTLLYGFVLFALLLRIAGGYWKILSLIRSSRVEFLQPYWLVLSEKVTSPFSFFRYIFWNETFHAETSEGRQMLQHEMVHLQERHSWDKLFMELVTAACWINPFFHLIKRELAVIHEFIADKKAVVNGDVREYAQSILQMALQSKHTFNMTSSFSHQPIKRRILMLTQSRNLRFSYLRRLLILPLAVFIFSALAFVADDEQRPFDFSSLPAVPSEPLVLEKPAQEKVSPHPKVTFMPPAGIKREDIPARPDTGRQQPVVTVVGYPAPPPPPAPAATVTGNAGAQDTTGKGEVFTFVEQPPRYPGGEEALFRYLNQSIKYPPMATEKGISGTVFVSFIVKNNGAIMDVRTVGTPKGGGLEEEAIRVVQAMGNWIPGKQNGRNVAVMFNLPIRFVLEKNGKVDKEQASADNKSLHRIADQMPVFGGGNAALSQYLSTHLRYPAAARNGKIQGNVLVAFTVQPNGTLDDVRIASPKLGGGLEEEALRVVKNMPAWKPAKDKGKIIPAEVRLPIAFRLQ, encoded by the coding sequence ATGACGCCATTACTTGTTTACCTCGCCAAGGTGGTCATCTGTTCCGGCATCCTGTACGCCTACTACTACGCGATGCTGCGCAACAACCGCTTCCATCAGTGGAACCGGTACTACCTGCTGCTGTGCACGATCCTGAGCCTCACCGTGCCGCTGCTGCGCATTCCCATGCCGTTTACCCAGGCAGGCCCGGAAACCATCTACGTGTATACGAGCCAGGTAGTCACCCTGCGCGAACAGGTACTGGCCCCTTCCGAAGTATCGCTGATGGCGACCATCAACTGGAGCACCCTGTTATACGGCTTCGTACTGTTTGCGTTGCTGCTGCGCATCGCAGGCGGGTACTGGAAAATCCTGTCACTCATCCGCAGCAGCCGCGTGGAATTCCTGCAACCTTACTGGCTGGTGCTGTCTGAAAAGGTGACGTCGCCGTTCTCATTTTTCCGCTACATTTTCTGGAATGAAACTTTCCACGCCGAAACCAGCGAGGGCCGCCAGATGCTGCAGCACGAAATGGTGCATTTGCAGGAAAGGCACAGTTGGGATAAACTCTTTATGGAACTGGTGACCGCGGCCTGCTGGATCAATCCGTTCTTTCACCTGATCAAACGCGAGCTGGCTGTCATCCACGAATTCATTGCCGATAAAAAGGCCGTGGTGAACGGCGATGTGCGGGAATATGCGCAAAGCATCCTGCAGATGGCGCTGCAATCGAAACATACGTTCAATATGACGAGCAGTTTCTCACATCAGCCCATCAAACGCCGCATCCTGATGCTGACGCAATCGCGCAACCTGCGGTTCAGCTATCTGCGGCGCCTGCTGATCCTGCCGCTGGCCGTATTTATTTTCAGCGCGCTGGCGTTTGTGGCGGATGATGAGCAGCGCCCGTTCGACTTTTCATCGCTTCCGGCCGTGCCTTCGGAGCCGCTGGTGCTGGAGAAACCGGCGCAGGAAAAGGTATCCCCCCATCCAAAAGTCACCTTCATGCCGCCCGCGGGCATTAAACGCGAAGATATTCCCGCCCGCCCCGACACCGGCCGCCAACAACCGGTTGTTACTGTAGTGGGCTACCCCGCTCCTCCTCCGCCACCAGCTCCGGCCGCAACAGTGACAGGCAATGCAGGCGCCCAAGATACCACCGGGAAGGGTGAAGTATTCACATTCGTGGAACAGCCCCCCCGCTACCCGGGCGGTGAGGAAGCCCTCTTCCGTTACCTCAACCAGTCCATCAAATACCCGCCTATGGCCACGGAAAAAGGGATTTCAGGCACTGTGTTCGTTTCCTTCATTGTCAAAAACAACGGAGCGATTATGGATGTGCGGACTGTGGGAACCCCCAAAGGAGGCGGCCTTGAAGAAGAAGCCATTCGTGTGGTACAGGCCATGGGCAACTGGATCCCCGGCAAACAGAACGGCCGCAACGTGGCTGTGATGTTCAACCTCCCGATCCGCTTCGTATTGGAGAAAAACGGCAAAGTTGACAAGGAACAGGCATCGGCGGACAATAAAAGCCTTCATCGCATCGCAGACCAAATGCCGGTTTTCGGGGGTGGCAATGCAGCCCTGTCCCAATATCTCTCCACGCATTTACGCTACCCCGCGGCCGCGCGCAACGGCAAAATACAGGGAAACGTACTGGTAGCGTTCACCGTACAACCCAACGGCACCCTGGATGATGTCCGTATCGCCAGCCCAAAACTGGGCGGCGGGCTGGAAGAGGAAGCCCTGCGGGTGGTTAAAAACATGCCTGCATGGAAACCTGCGAAGGATAAGGGAAAAATCATACCCGCGGAGGTGCGCCTGCCGATCGCTTTCAGATTGCAATAA
- a CDS encoding energy transducer TonB yields the protein MRRYLLLSVLLLPVLQTSAQYTDPSFPGGLDSLLQYLSNKVIFPAAALGRDGQLASVYFDVSKSGKISHVKAWGFAKATPYEEEMIRMVKEMPDWEPGTIRGKKTAMSYHLTGKFYLHQPEDSNAARAQTITIEQPPRFPGGEAGLSAYLESNISYPLQAAQQKTGGTVYVMFVIKSDGSIVDVKALGTALGYGLPEEAMRLVREMPRWQPGIQNGKGVNVQFTLPVRFEVPPPQVPR from the coding sequence ATGCGCCGGTACCTGCTTTTGTCCGTTTTGCTGCTGCCCGTTCTGCAAACTTCCGCCCAATATACCGATCCGTCTTTCCCCGGCGGCCTCGATTCCCTGCTGCAATACCTTTCCAATAAAGTCATATTCCCTGCCGCGGCGCTGGGCCGAGATGGCCAGCTGGCTTCCGTTTATTTCGACGTGAGCAAAAGCGGTAAAATTTCGCATGTCAAAGCATGGGGATTCGCAAAGGCGACTCCGTACGAGGAAGAAATGATCAGGATGGTAAAGGAAATGCCGGATTGGGAACCGGGCACCATCCGCGGCAAAAAAACCGCCATGAGTTACCACCTCACGGGAAAGTTCTACCTGCATCAACCGGAAGATTCGAATGCCGCCCGCGCGCAGACCATCACGATCGAACAGCCGCCGCGCTTTCCTGGCGGCGAAGCGGGTTTGTCGGCATACCTTGAAAGCAATATTTCTTACCCGTTGCAGGCCGCTCAGCAAAAAACAGGAGGCACCGTGTACGTTATGTTCGTGATAAAAAGCGATGGTTCCATCGTTGATGTAAAAGCACTCGGCACGGCGCTTGGGTATGGCCTTCCTGAAGAAGCCATGCGCCTCGTCAGGGAAATGCCCCGCTGGCAACCGGGCATCCAGAACGGCAAGGGAGTCAATGTGCAGTTCACATTGCCGGTGCGTTTCGAAGTACCCCCGCCACAGGTGCCCCGGTAA
- a CDS encoding energy transducer TonB, giving the protein MKYLLLVMTIALTMPAAAQQYKDPGFPGGTDSLVQFINNNINIPEKGDYTEEGTIAQARLVVDRKGKISFISTVPTGLTDPFSRALVNMIKKMPDWEPGLVKGKKTFTQYVVTGKFYLQPQPGREPLRTFMLDMPPHFPGGDMAAAEFINSKLRYPRQAVEQGVGGQVVISMLISETGELSNFRVISQPIGYGLEEEAMEMIKAMPNWEPAIKNGEKVAVEHTFPVTYTVTNGR; this is encoded by the coding sequence ATGAAATACCTCCTGTTGGTTATGACCATCGCCCTCACCATGCCTGCTGCCGCCCAGCAGTATAAGGATCCCGGCTTCCCCGGCGGCACCGATTCGCTGGTGCAGTTCATCAACAACAACATCAACATTCCCGAAAAAGGCGACTATACGGAAGAAGGCACCATTGCGCAGGCCCGCCTCGTCGTGGACCGCAAAGGAAAAATATCCTTCATCAGCACCGTGCCCACCGGCCTCACCGATCCGTTCAGCCGCGCGCTGGTAAACATGATCAAAAAAATGCCGGACTGGGAGCCCGGGCTCGTAAAAGGCAAAAAGACATTTACGCAATACGTGGTAACCGGGAAGTTTTACCTGCAGCCGCAGCCCGGCCGTGAGCCGCTGCGCACCTTCATGCTCGACATGCCGCCCCACTTTCCCGGCGGCGATATGGCGGCCGCGGAATTCATCAACAGCAAGCTGAGATACCCCCGCCAGGCCGTAGAACAAGGCGTCGGCGGCCAGGTGGTGATCTCCATGCTGATCAGTGAAACCGGTGAGCTCTCCAACTTCCGCGTCATCAGCCAGCCCATCGGGTACGGACTGGAAGAGGAAGCGATGGAAATGATCAAAGCCATGCCGAACTGGGAACCGGCCATCAAAAACGGGGAAAAAGTAGCCGTGGAGCACACTTTCCCGGTGACGTACACCGTCACGAACGGCCGGTAA